From the genome of Eucalyptus grandis isolate ANBG69807.140 chromosome 2, ASM1654582v1, whole genome shotgun sequence, one region includes:
- the LOC104420988 gene encoding hexosyltransferase GAUT11: protein MRRRAADYRRPVRRKYWCWIWALLGLFLVAGLLLFVVQHNQNEDRDGKPVQEMRESPQREAHRVLNFTEELVSTTSLSRQLAEQMTLAKAYVVIAKEHNNLHLAWELSSRIRSCQLLLSKAAKRGEPLTLDEAEPIIKSLSSLIFKAQDAHYDIATTITTMKSHTQALEERANAAIVQSTVFGQLAAEALPKSLHCLNVKLTVDWIKNPSLQQLMEETRYSPRLVDNNLYHFCIFSDSLLATSVVVNSTVSNADHPQQLVFHVVTNGISYGAMQAWFHHNDLKGATIEVQNIEEFTWLNASFAPIMKQPSDADAEPKTWNQKYLSLLDHLRFYIPDIYPQLEKVVFLEDDIVVQKELTPLFSLEMHGNVNGAVETCLEAFHRYYRYLNFSSPLISSKFDPQACGWAFGMNVFDLIAWRKANVTSRYHYWQQQNTDGTLWKLGTLPPGLLAFYGLTEPLDRRWHVLGLGYDMNIDSRLIESAAVIHFNGHMKPWLKLGIGRYKPLWERYVNTSHPYLQDCVAA from the exons ATGAGGCGGCGGGCCGCCGACTACCGGCGCCCGGTGCGGAGGAAGTATTGGTGTTGGATCTGGGCTCTTCTTGGCCTGTTCTTGGTCGCTGGGTTGCTGTTGTTCGTGGTTCAGCATAATCAGAATGAGGATCGGGACGGGAAGCCTGTGCAG GAAATGAGAGAAAGTCCTCAACGGGAAGCTCATCGGGTTTTAAATTTTACTGAAGAGCTCGTGAGCACAACATCACTTTCTCGGCAGTTGGCAGAGCAAATGACACTTGCCAAGGCGTATGTTGTCATAGCAAAGGAACACAATAACCTTCACCTTGCATGGGAGCTGAGCTCAAGGATACGAAGTTGCCAGCTCTTACTCTCAAAAGCTGCAAAGAGAGGAGAACCCCTCACGTTAGATGAGGCAGAGCCAATCATTAAAAGCttatcttctttaatttttaaggCGCAAGATGCGCACTACGACATAGCAACCACAATAACAACAATGAAATCCCATACCCAAGCCCTTGAAGAGCGTGCAAATGCAGCTATAGTTCAGAGCACAGTATTTGGACAACTGGCAGCGGAAGCTTTACCAAAAAGCCTCCATTGCCTAAATGTCAAACTCACCGTTGATTGGATCAAGAACCCATCACTGCAACAACTCATGGAAGAGACTAGATATTCTCCTCGGCTTGTTGACAACAATCTGTATCACTTCTGCATATTCTCTGATAGTTTGCTGGCGACATCTGTAGTTGTTAATTCTACTGTCTCTAATGCTGATCATCCTCAACAGCTTGTCTTTCATGTTGTGACGAACGGAATAAGTTATGGAGCAATGCAGGCATGGTTTCATCATAATGACTTAAAAGGAGCAACCATAGAAGTGCAGAATATCGAGGAGTTTACTTGGCTGAATGCTTCTTTTGCTCCTATCATGAAACAGCCATCGGATGCAGATGCTGAGCCAAAGACGTGGAACCAAAAGTATTTATCTTTACTAGATCACCTCCGGTTTTACATCCCTGATATCTACCCACAGTTGGAGAAGGTGGTTTTTCTGGAAGATGATATTGTCGTCCAGAAGGAATTGACACCGCTGTTTTCATTGGAAATGCATGGAAATGTTAATGGAGCAGTGGAGACGTGCCTGGAGGCATTTCATCGCTACTACAGGTATCTTAATTTTTCGAGTCCACTCATAAGCTCCAAGTTTGACCCTCAAGCATGTGGTTGGGCATTCGGAATGAATGTTTTTGATCTGATTGCGTGGAGGAAAGCAAATGTTACGTCTAGGTATCATTATTGGCAGCAGCAGAACACAGATGGGACACTGTGGAAGCTCGGTACCCTTCCACCTGGCCTTTTAGCCTTTTATGGACTCACAGAGCCACTTGATCGACGATGGCATGTGCTGGGTTTGGGCTATGACATGAACATCGACAGTCGTCTAATAGAGAGTGCAGCTGTCATTCACTTCAATGGCCATATGAAGCCGTGGCTCAAGTTGGGAATTGGCAGGTATAAGCCTCTGTGGGAAAGGTATGTGAATACAAGTCATCCGTATCTTCAAGATTGTGTTGCAGCATGA